A part of Corvus cornix cornix isolate S_Up_H32 chromosome Z, ASM73873v5, whole genome shotgun sequence genomic DNA contains:
- the ST8SIA5 gene encoding alpha-2,8-sialyltransferase 8E isoform X4, with translation MCRRYFEFYEGPLEYNSTKCLELRQDIIEVKVLSMVKQTELFDRWKSLQMCKWEMNVTEANLFKSTLSRCCNAPSFLFTTQKNTPLGTKLKYEVDTSGIFHINQEIFKMFPKDMPYHRSQFKRCAVVGNGGILKNSRCGREIDSADFVFRCNLPPISEKYFMDVGVKTDVVTVNPSIITERFHKLEKWRKPFYDVLQVYENASVLLPAFYNTRNTDVSIRVKYVLDDFESQQAVYYFHPQYLINVSRYWLGQGVRAKRVSTGLILVTAALELCEEVHLFGFWAFPMNPSGIFITHHYYDNVKPRPGFHAMPSEIFNFLHMHSKGILRVHTGTCS, from the exons gTATTTTGAGTTTTATGAAGGGCCATTGGAATACAACTCTACAAAATGCCTGGAATTAAGGCAGGACATCATTGAGGTGAAGGTCCTGTCTAT gGTGAAACAAACTGAATTGTTTGACAGATGGAAGAGCCTACAGATGTGCAAATGGGAGATGAATGTCACAGAAGCCAATTTATTCAA GTCTACTCTGTCAAGGTGTTGCAACGCCCCATCCTTTCTGTTCACCACCCAGAAAAATACTCCCTTGGGAACTAAACTGAAATATGAAGTGGACACTAGTGGCATCTTCCATATCAACCAAGAAATCTTCAAGATGTTTCcaaag GACATGCCATACCACCGCTCCCAGTTTAAGAGATGTGCAGTGGTTGGGAACGGAGGAATTCTGAAGAACAGCAGATGTGGCCGGGAGATTGACAGTGCAGACTTCGTGTTTCG ATGCAATTTGCCTCCTATATCTGAGAAATACTTCATGGACGTTGGGGTGAAGACAGATGTCGTGACTGTCAATCCCAGTATAATCACTGAGAg ATTCCACAAGCTGGAGAAATGGAGGAAGCCCTTCTACGACGTGCTCCAGGTGTACGAGAACGCGTCCGTGCTGCTGCCGGCCTTCTACAACACGCGCAACACGGACGTGTCCATCCGGGTCAAATACGTCCTGGACGACTTTGAGTCCCAGCAGGCTGTTTATTACTTCCACCCCCAGTATCTCATCAACGTCTCGCGCTACTGGCTCGGCCAGGGCGTGCGGGCCAAGCGGGTCAGCACCGGGCTGATCCTGGTGACTGCGGCCCTGGAGCTCTGCGAGGAGGTGCACCTCTTCGGCTTCTGGGCCTTCCCCATGAACCCCTCAGGGATTTTTATAACTCACCACTACTATGACAACGTGAAGCCTCGCCCCGGCTTCCACGCGATGCCCTCGGAAATATTCAATTTCCTCCACATGCACAGCAAGGGGATCCTGCGGGTTCACACGGGGACCTGCAGCTGA